A genomic region of Pseudodesulfovibrio sp. S3 contains the following coding sequences:
- a CDS encoding N-acetyltransferase, with protein sequence MLRKARIEDVKAIHGLLMHTDEHDGLVLPRSFSQLYSHLRDFVVAVEDGKVVGCCALSLIWDNLAEIRSLVVTPTHRGKKLGRKLVEACLSEAVTLGIFKVYTLTEVTDFFAHIGFEEENMDSLNQKIFLDCLNCPRFPDLCNEVAMIINL encoded by the coding sequence ATGTTACGCAAAGCACGCATAGAAGATGTCAAGGCGATACACGGTCTGCTCATGCATACCGACGAGCATGACGGCCTGGTTCTGCCCCGGTCTTTCAGTCAGCTCTATTCCCACCTGCGGGATTTCGTCGTGGCCGTGGAAGATGGGAAGGTGGTCGGGTGTTGCGCCTTGAGTCTGATTTGGGACAATCTGGCCGAAATCCGCTCCCTGGTGGTCACTCCGACGCACCGCGGCAAGAAGCTTGGACGCAAGTTGGTGGAGGCCTGTCTGAGCGAGGCCGTGACACTGGGTATATTCAAGGTGTATACCCTTACCGAAGTGACTGACTTTTTCGCGCATATTGGCTTTGAGGAAGAGAATATGGATTCCCTGAATCAGAAAATATTCCTCGACTGCCTCAACTGTCCGCGTTTTCCCGATCTCTGCAACGAAGTAGCAAT
- a CDS encoding TlpA disulfide reductase family protein, whose product MNKMVRVFALMIFVLAVTACSGESGSETGASASKEAAEPELAAEAVPSSFPFMGTVELDRYLDDNAGKPTILFFWTTWCPSCKQEIPELEKLRETHGDKVNIIALSLDDKVEALEKYISQHPIDLPVYLGDQAMARKFQVEAIPTLVIFDAAGKKIFGQAGIYPHSMLGAMADNLTK is encoded by the coding sequence ATGAATAAGATGGTGCGTGTTTTCGCGCTGATGATATTTGTTCTGGCCGTGACGGCCTGTTCGGGTGAGTCCGGTTCCGAAACCGGGGCTTCAGCATCCAAAGAGGCTGCCGAGCCGGAACTTGCGGCCGAGGCCGTTCCTTCTTCATTCCCGTTCATGGGAACGGTCGAGCTTGACCGGTATCTCGATGATAATGCGGGCAAACCGACCATCCTTTTCTTCTGGACCACATGGTGCCCCTCCTGCAAGCAGGAGATTCCCGAGCTTGAAAAGCTTCGGGAAACCCATGGGGACAAGGTCAATATCATTGCCCTGTCCCTGGACGACAAGGTCGAGGCGCTGGAAAAGTATATTAGTCAGCATCCTATCGATTTGCCAGTGTACCTTGGAGATCAGGCCATGGCCCGCAAATTCCAGGTAGAGGCGATCCCCACCCTGGTCATCTTCGATGCAGCCGGAAAGAAGATTTTCGGACAGGCAGGGATTTATCCTCATTCCATGCTCGGAGCCATGGCAGACAATCTAACCAAATAG
- a CDS encoding homocysteine S-methyltransferase family protein, with the protein MPDFRSILSDDRIYYFDGGYGTLLQGRGLPAGLSPELWGLKEPDVIRGVHQDYLDAGADILTTNTFGGSRPKLGLDADPYELNKAMTRIAREVAGDRAFVAASIGPTGHFVQPLGDMTFREMVDIFKEQIRGCVDGGADLILGETHFDLAEARAVVIAARLVCDLPVAISMTFEGTASLTGTSPLTFVDTMQNMGVELIGTNCSAGPEQMHDTLRAWASRLETPTFAEANAGLPELDDDGNTSFRLSPQPFAEQAAGFVELGAKFIGGCCGTTPEHIRALRNKVGDASWNRPQKTDNAQMVLTSRSVSVPIGFEHPGVIIGERINPTGKKQLIAELQEGVFSEAHRFAAEQIELGAPVLDVNVGAPMVDEVQLLPDLITSLLGRCTTPLSIDSNDPAAVEAGLWAYPGSPLVNSISGEPGKMERLGPLCKLFGAPFILLPIVGNKLPVTAAERIQVISDLLAQADGLGIPRRLIMVDALALTVSSKPEAARHSLEVMRHCRDEWQLPTTIGLSNISFGLPARELLNSTFLALSMASGLCSFISNPNSARIQESMHATEVLLNRDPQAERYIESFSGWTGGGSTQAGSAPAGKEDTRNMPPVQAAVVKGDKDSIVALVEAELNTGMAAMDLVNDMLIPGILVVGEKYEKKEYFLPQLLQSAETMQVAFRRLQPLLEEDGTAGEKPVIIMATVEGDIHDIGKNIVCLMLKNYGFDVVDLGKDVPAERIVAAAAEHKAALIGLSALMTTTMVRMEDTVKLVAEQGLDAKVIIGGAVVTEKFCNAIGAHGWSTDAVAAVKLAQRLTQ; encoded by the coding sequence GTGCCTGATTTCAGATCCATACTCAGCGACGACAGGATTTATTATTTCGATGGCGGCTACGGCACGCTGCTGCAAGGCCGGGGTTTGCCCGCCGGACTTTCCCCGGAGTTGTGGGGGCTGAAGGAGCCCGACGTCATCCGCGGCGTGCACCAGGATTACCTGGACGCCGGAGCCGATATCCTGACCACCAACACCTTTGGCGGGTCCCGGCCCAAGCTCGGTCTGGACGCCGATCCCTATGAACTGAACAAGGCCATGACCCGGATTGCCCGCGAGGTGGCCGGGGACAGGGCTTTCGTTGCGGCCAGTATCGGTCCCACCGGTCATTTTGTCCAGCCCCTTGGCGACATGACCTTCCGCGAGATGGTGGATATATTCAAGGAGCAGATTCGGGGATGCGTGGACGGAGGGGCCGATTTGATCCTGGGCGAGACCCATTTCGACCTGGCCGAAGCCAGGGCCGTGGTCATCGCCGCCCGGCTGGTCTGTGACCTGCCGGTAGCCATATCCATGACCTTCGAGGGCACGGCCTCCCTGACCGGAACCAGTCCGCTGACGTTTGTCGACACCATGCAGAATATGGGCGTGGAACTGATAGGCACCAACTGTTCCGCCGGTCCCGAGCAGATGCACGACACTCTGCGCGCCTGGGCGTCCCGTCTGGAAACCCCCACCTTTGCCGAGGCCAACGCCGGGCTGCCCGAGCTGGATGATGACGGCAACACCTCCTTCCGCCTCTCGCCCCAGCCCTTTGCCGAACAGGCTGCCGGGTTTGTCGAGCTCGGCGCGAAATTCATAGGCGGTTGCTGCGGCACCACGCCGGAGCATATTCGCGCTCTGCGCAACAAGGTGGGCGATGCTTCCTGGAACAGACCGCAAAAGACCGACAATGCCCAAATGGTCCTGACCTCCCGGTCGGTGTCCGTGCCCATCGGGTTCGAACATCCCGGCGTGATCATCGGCGAGCGCATCAACCCCACGGGCAAGAAGCAGCTCATCGCCGAACTCCAGGAAGGGGTGTTTTCCGAGGCGCATCGCTTTGCCGCCGAGCAGATCGAGCTTGGCGCGCCGGTGCTGGACGTCAACGTGGGTGCACCCATGGTGGATGAGGTTCAGCTTCTCCCCGACCTGATCACCTCGCTTTTGGGACGCTGTACCACGCCCCTGTCCATCGACTCCAACGATCCGGCGGCGGTGGAGGCCGGACTGTGGGCTTATCCGGGTTCGCCCCTGGTCAATTCCATCTCCGGTGAGCCGGGCAAGATGGAAAGGCTCGGCCCCCTGTGCAAGCTCTTTGGCGCGCCGTTCATCCTGCTGCCCATCGTGGGCAACAAGCTGCCGGTCACGGCTGCGGAACGGATCCAGGTCATCTCCGACCTGCTGGCCCAGGCCGACGGACTGGGCATCCCCCGCCGGTTGATCATGGTGGACGCCCTGGCCCTGACGGTCTCCTCCAAGCCCGAGGCCGCCCGTCATTCCCTGGAGGTCATGCGCCACTGCCGTGACGAGTGGCAACTGCCCACCACCATAGGGTTGTCCAACATATCCTTCGGGCTTCCTGCGCGGGAACTGCTCAATTCCACGTTCCTTGCCCTGTCCATGGCATCGGGGTTGTGCTCGTTCATCTCCAATCCCAACTCGGCCCGTATTCAGGAGTCCATGCACGCCACTGAGGTGCTCTTGAACCGCGACCCCCAGGCCGAGCGGTACATAGAGAGTTTTTCGGGCTGGACCGGCGGCGGTTCGACCCAGGCCGGATCGGCTCCGGCCGGAAAGGAAGACACCCGGAACATGCCCCCTGTCCAGGCGGCGGTCGTCAAGGGCGACAAGGATTCCATCGTGGCGTTGGTCGAGGCCGAACTCAACACGGGCATGGCCGCCATGGACCTGGTCAACGACATGCTCATCCCCGGAATTCTGGTGGTGGGAGAAAAATACGAGAAAAAGGAATATTTCCTTCCCCAGTTGCTGCAATCCGCCGAGACCATGCAGGTCGCGTTCCGGCGACTCCAGCCGCTGCTGGAGGAGGATGGCACTGCCGGGGAAAAGCCCGTGATCATCATGGCCACGGTGGAGGGCGATATCCACGATATCGGCAAGAACATCGTCTGCCTGATGCTCAAGAACTACGGTTTCGATGTGGTCGACCTGGGCAAGGATGTTCCCGCAGAACGGATCGTAGCTGCGGCCGCCGAGCACAAGGCAGCACTCATCGGTCTGTCCGCCCTCATGACCACCACCATGGTGCGCATGGAGGACACGGTCAAACTGGTGGCCGAACAGGGTCTGGACGCCAAGGTCATCATCGGCGGGGCCGTGGTTACGGAAAAATTCTGCAATGCCATCGGCGCCCACGGCTGGTCCACCGACGCCGTGGCCGCAGTGAAGCTGGCCCAGCGCTTGACGCAGTAG
- a CDS encoding RNA polymerase factor sigma-32, producing MTSDNNTSVVDLEIVDLDEDDIDIPDSTAVPINAPAKADGLENKLPALSLTPSSKEVRLRDPLQMYLKEIARFPMLEPEEEYALAKRVQEENDQDAAFKLVSSHLRLVVKIAMDFQRRWMQNGLDLIQEGNVGLLKAVTKFDPEKGIKFSYYAAFWIKAYILKYIMDNWRMVKIGTTQTQRKLFYNLNKERQRLQTLGFDPTTEVLSERLGVSEAEIDEMDQRLSKNDMSLNAPLGDDSDTTRMDFLPSLGPGVEETLANDQIVDLLLNNIREIRPTLNDKETAILDRRLLSDDPVTLREIGEEFGVTRERVRQIEARLLAKIREHMTDRVKGFSKDWVLEHD from the coding sequence ATGACATCAGATAACAATACGAGCGTAGTCGATCTGGAAATCGTTGACCTGGACGAAGACGATATCGACATTCCGGATTCGACTGCCGTACCCATCAATGCCCCGGCCAAGGCCGACGGGCTGGAGAACAAGCTCCCGGCGCTGAGCCTGACCCCCTCTTCCAAGGAGGTCCGGCTCCGCGACCCGTTGCAAATGTATCTCAAGGAAATCGCCCGGTTCCCCATGCTGGAACCGGAAGAGGAATATGCCCTGGCCAAGAGAGTCCAGGAAGAGAACGACCAGGATGCGGCCTTCAAGCTCGTGTCCTCCCATCTGCGCCTGGTGGTCAAGATCGCCATGGATTTCCAGCGCCGCTGGATGCAGAACGGGCTGGACCTGATCCAGGAGGGCAATGTCGGGCTGCTCAAGGCCGTGACCAAGTTCGACCCGGAAAAGGGGATCAAGTTCTCCTATTATGCGGCCTTCTGGATCAAGGCGTACATCCTCAAGTATATCATGGACAACTGGCGCATGGTCAAGATCGGGACCACCCAGACCCAGCGCAAGCTCTTTTACAATCTCAACAAGGAGCGGCAGCGCCTCCAGACCCTGGGGTTCGACCCTACCACCGAGGTCTTGAGCGAGCGGCTCGGAGTGTCGGAAGCCGAAATCGACGAGATGGACCAGCGGCTGTCAAAAAACGACATGTCGTTGAATGCCCCTCTGGGCGACGACTCCGACACCACAAGAATGGACTTCCTGCCATCCCTTGGCCCAGGCGTGGAAGAAACCCTTGCCAACGATCAGATCGTGGACCTGCTCCTGAACAACATCCGGGAAATCAGGCCCACCCTCAACGACAAGGAAACAGCCATTCTCGATCGGCGGCTCCTGTCCGACGACCCTGTCACGCTTCGAGAAATCGGCGAGGAATTCGGCGTCACCAGGGAACGTGTCCGACAGATCGAGGCCAGGCTGCTGGCCAAGATACGCGAACACATGACGGACAGGGTCAAAGGCTTTTCCAAAGATTGGGTACTGGAACACGATTAA
- a CDS encoding tetratricopeptide repeat protein, with amino-acid sequence MKRTYRMKLSTALTALALSTLLAFAGCASQKGAAKTSMALPMTTSAQINYDYLVYQDMVHKLQRHTAEGKESSLTTEEVNAIHAEAVAALDRILAVAPSPQLYLEKAGMFWNHPEGTGRSRAALKAGLEEFPDDRMLTIYLANSYVADNRVEDAISVMDDYLTRHADDIEARERLGHMLMDAGQDAQALDMLKQIPEKERSADAFYAMGRVQGNLGMRKAAIATLKKAVAMDPEFTEALVELAFQYELSKDYVAAEAIYSSILQQTDSFPEARLRLINLNLKLNNPGKAMDMALNGPPSKSFILDAVLMFINDGFFAQGSTVLDMLTSDGAVPAEYYFYKAVIADEGENDPDKAMGFLDMVNKTDRLYPHALRFKAQLLNAEGKSKEALDIAAKGKSLYPDAAIFYILEAGLLRQNDDLAGAERSLKQGLEKLQNDPELTYELAMVYETTGRRPEGLALMETVIRAHPDHANALNYVGYTLAEENRELDRALVLVTKASSLDPDNGYILDSVAWVNFKKKNLAKAWEYIRDAVDVVEKDPTIWEHYGDIAAAMGNVKEARKGYNYSLKFGSPTADTVKEKLKKL; translated from the coding sequence ATGAAACGAACCTACCGGATGAAACTGAGCACTGCATTGACGGCACTGGCGTTGTCGACATTGCTGGCTTTTGCAGGTTGTGCCTCACAAAAAGGCGCGGCCAAGACGAGCATGGCATTGCCCATGACCACGTCCGCCCAGATCAACTACGACTATCTCGTCTATCAAGACATGGTGCACAAGCTCCAGCGACATACTGCCGAAGGCAAGGAAAGCTCCCTGACCACCGAAGAGGTCAATGCCATCCATGCCGAAGCCGTGGCGGCCCTGGACCGGATTCTGGCCGTGGCCCCAAGTCCGCAGCTCTACCTTGAAAAGGCGGGCATGTTTTGGAACCACCCGGAGGGCACCGGTCGTTCCCGCGCCGCCCTCAAGGCAGGGCTCGAAGAATTCCCCGACGACCGGATGCTGACCATCTATCTTGCCAACTCCTATGTCGCCGACAACCGCGTGGAGGACGCCATCAGCGTCATGGACGACTATCTCACCCGTCACGCGGATGATATCGAGGCCCGGGAACGCCTCGGCCACATGCTCATGGACGCGGGCCAGGACGCCCAGGCTCTGGATATGCTCAAACAGATTCCCGAAAAGGAGCGGTCAGCGGACGCCTTCTATGCCATGGGCCGTGTCCAGGGGAACCTGGGGATGCGCAAGGCCGCCATCGCCACCCTGAAAAAGGCCGTGGCCATGGACCCGGAATTCACCGAGGCCCTGGTCGAACTGGCCTTCCAATACGAACTGTCCAAAGACTACGTGGCCGCCGAAGCCATCTACAGCTCCATCCTGCAGCAAACCGACTCCTTTCCCGAAGCCCGGCTCAGACTGATCAACCTCAATCTGAAACTGAACAACCCCGGCAAAGCCATGGATATGGCCCTGAACGGCCCGCCTTCGAAAAGCTTCATCCTGGATGCCGTGCTCATGTTCATCAACGACGGATTCTTTGCCCAGGGCTCCACTGTTCTGGACATGCTCACGTCTGACGGAGCCGTGCCTGCGGAATACTATTTCTACAAGGCGGTCATTGCAGACGAAGGGGAAAACGACCCTGACAAGGCGATGGGATTCCTGGACATGGTCAACAAGACCGACCGGCTCTACCCGCACGCCCTGCGTTTCAAGGCCCAACTCCTGAACGCCGAAGGCAAGTCCAAAGAGGCCCTGGACATCGCGGCCAAAGGCAAGAGCCTCTATCCCGACGCCGCCATCTTCTACATCCTCGAAGCCGGACTGCTCAGGCAGAACGACGATCTGGCCGGTGCCGAGCGCTCCCTCAAACAGGGACTCGAAAAACTCCAGAACGACCCCGAGCTGACCTACGAGCTGGCCATGGTATACGAAACCACGGGACGCCGGCCTGAAGGTCTGGCCCTGATGGAAACCGTGATCCGTGCCCACCCCGACCACGCCAACGCGCTCAACTATGTCGGGTATACCCTGGCCGAGGAAAATCGCGAACTGGACCGCGCTCTGGTCCTGGTGACCAAGGCGTCCTCCCTGGACCCGGATAACGGATACATCCTCGACTCCGTGGCCTGGGTCAACTTCAAGAAGAAGAATCTGGCCAAGGCATGGGAGTACATTCGCGATGCCGTGGACGTGGTGGAGAAGGATCCGACCATATGGGAGCACTACGGAGACATCGCCGCCGCCATGGGCAACGTCAAGGAAGCCCGCAAGGGATATAATTATTCCCTGAAATTCGGCTCTCCCACTGCCGACACCGTCAAGGAGAAGCTGAAGAAACTATGA
- the rpiB gene encoding ribose 5-phosphate isomerase B gives MSRTIVIGSDHGGYTLKSVIAKALGEWGYAVEDEGPDCLDSCDYPIYAAKVCKRILADDAKLGILVCGTGLGMSMTANRMGVRAALCTNEFHARMAREHNDARVICLGERVTGQGLALGILKAFLDSKFEGDRHQRRIDLMDSVSK, from the coding sequence GTGAGCAGAACCATTGTCATCGGCTCCGACCACGGGGGCTACACTCTCAAATCCGTCATTGCCAAAGCCCTCGGGGAATGGGGTTATGCCGTTGAAGACGAAGGGCCGGACTGCCTGGATTCCTGCGACTACCCGATCTATGCAGCCAAGGTCTGCAAAAGAATCCTGGCTGACGACGCCAAGCTGGGCATACTCGTCTGCGGCACGGGTCTGGGCATGTCCATGACCGCCAACCGCATGGGAGTCCGTGCCGCCCTGTGCACCAACGAATTTCATGCCCGCATGGCCCGCGAGCACAATGACGCCCGCGTCATCTGCCTGGGGGAGCGCGTCACCGGCCAGGGGCTGGCCCTGGGCATCCTCAAGGCGTTCCTTGACTCGAAATTCGAGGGAGATCGTCACCAGCGGCGCATCGACCTCATGGACTCGGTCTCCAAATAA
- the tkt gene encoding transketolase: MTQTDKTIAVVKGLIMDGVAKANSGHPGGAMSSADYATILFSEFLNFNPDDAKWFNRDRFILSAGHESMLLYSLLHLNGFISMDDIKNFRQLGSLTPGHPEVHLTPGVEATTGPLGQGFAMSVGFASAEAFLRENLGADVMDHYTYVLSSDGDLQEPIALGAASLAGLWGLGKLIAYYDSNKIQLAGPTCKADCTDHRKVFEGLCWHVIEVDGHNHEEIRAAIKAAQLETAKPSLIIGHTVMAKGCASMEGSHKTHGEPLKADEIKATKEKLGLAPDDFFVPEDVLTEYRSRFDGLRKNAADWKAMVDSKLGDTGFAEIWGHVTKSRSDLTIAWPKFTPGETMATRQAWGKCLDSVMESLPTLVGGSADLDPSNQTMNFRNTYGDFAVDGYGARNMAFGVREFPMAAIMNGMQLHGGLLPFGATFLTFADYCRNAIRMSALQELPVLYVFTHDSFWVGEDGPTHQPIEHVSSLRLIPDLIDLRPADAMETAVCLDIAFTQEKMPSTIFLTRQGLPVLDPAEYPAVTDGPRKGGYILKDCDGTPDLILIGSGSEVSLCLETAKLFKRKVRVVSMPSTKLFDDQPESYKNEVLPSGITARAAAEAGRTTLWHKYVGLDGVILGLDHFGASAPGKVLSDKYGFTPENFARMIREKY; the protein is encoded by the coding sequence ATGACACAGACGGACAAGACCATCGCCGTGGTCAAGGGACTGATCATGGACGGCGTTGCCAAGGCCAACTCCGGGCACCCCGGCGGCGCCATGTCCTCCGCCGATTACGCCACCATCCTCTTTTCCGAATTCCTGAATTTCAATCCCGACGACGCCAAGTGGTTCAACCGCGACCGCTTCATCCTGTCCGCCGGGCACGAGTCCATGCTCCTCTACAGCCTGCTGCACCTGAACGGCTTCATCTCCATGGACGACATCAAGAATTTCCGCCAGCTCGGCTCCCTGACCCCGGGTCATCCCGAAGTGCACCTGACTCCGGGCGTGGAAGCCACCACCGGCCCGCTCGGCCAGGGCTTCGCCATGTCCGTGGGTTTTGCTTCTGCCGAGGCGTTCCTGCGTGAGAATCTCGGTGCGGACGTCATGGACCATTACACTTATGTATTGTCCTCCGACGGAGATCTCCAGGAGCCCATCGCCCTGGGCGCGGCCTCCCTGGCCGGTCTGTGGGGCCTTGGCAAACTGATCGCCTATTACGACTCGAACAAGATCCAGTTGGCAGGCCCCACCTGCAAGGCCGACTGCACCGACCACCGCAAGGTCTTCGAAGGACTGTGCTGGCATGTCATCGAAGTGGACGGACACAACCACGAGGAAATCCGCGCCGCCATCAAGGCCGCCCAGCTTGAGACCGCAAAGCCCTCCCTGATCATCGGGCACACGGTCATGGCCAAGGGCTGCGCCAGCATGGAAGGCAGCCACAAGACCCACGGCGAGCCGCTCAAGGCCGACGAAATCAAGGCCACCAAGGAAAAACTCGGCCTGGCCCCTGACGACTTCTTCGTTCCCGAAGACGTGCTGACCGAGTACCGCTCCCGCTTCGACGGCCTGCGCAAGAACGCGGCCGACTGGAAAGCCATGGTCGACTCCAAGCTGGGCGACACCGGCTTCGCCGAAATCTGGGGACATGTGACCAAGTCCCGCTCCGATCTGACCATCGCCTGGCCCAAGTTCACTCCGGGCGAGACCATGGCCACCCGTCAGGCCTGGGGCAAATGCCTCGACTCGGTCATGGAATCCCTGCCCACCCTGGTGGGCGGTTCGGCCGACCTCGACCCGTCCAACCAGACCATGAACTTCCGCAATACCTACGGTGACTTCGCCGTGGACGGATACGGCGCACGCAACATGGCCTTCGGCGTCCGCGAATTCCCCATGGCGGCCATCATGAACGGCATGCAGCTGCACGGCGGCCTGCTCCCGTTCGGAGCCACCTTCCTGACCTTTGCCGATTACTGCCGCAACGCCATCCGCATGTCCGCCCTGCAGGAACTGCCGGTGCTCTACGTGTTCACCCACGATTCCTTCTGGGTGGGCGAAGACGGCCCGACCCATCAGCCCATCGAGCATGTCAGCAGTCTGCGACTCATCCCCGACCTCATCGACCTGCGCCCTGCCGACGCCATGGAGACCGCGGTCTGCCTGGACATCGCCTTCACGCAGGAGAAAATGCCCTCCACCATCTTCCTGACGCGCCAGGGCCTGCCGGTTCTCGATCCGGCCGAATACCCGGCCGTCACGGACGGTCCCCGCAAAGGCGGCTACATCCTCAAGGACTGTGACGGCACTCCGGATCTGATCCTGATCGGGTCCGGCTCCGAAGTCTCGCTCTGCCTTGAAACCGCCAAATTGTTCAAGCGCAAGGTGCGCGTGGTTTCCATGCCGTCCACCAAATTGTTTGACGACCAGCCCGAATCGTATAAAAATGAAGTATTGCCGTCGGGAATCACTGCCCGCGCTGCGGCCGAGGCCGGTCGCACGACCCTGTGGCACAAATATGTCGGGCTGGACGGCGTGATTCTTGGCCTGGACCATTTCGGAGCCAGCGCCCCCGGCAAGGTTCTGTCCGACAAATATGGATTCACCCCTGAAAACTTTGCCCGGATGATCCGAGAGAAATACTAG
- the glpX gene encoding class II fructose-bisphosphatase, with protein MEAPQKNLALDLVRVTEAAALACARWLGKGDKISADQAAVDAMRLCFNTLEIDGKIMIGEGEKDDAPMLYAGEKLGLGQGPKVDIAVDPLEGTNLLANGRPNAISVVGVAPAGAMFDPGPSYYMQKLVVPANAKDVVDIEAPTGHNLKLIARALDKDVDDLVVFVLDKPRHKKLISEIREAGARIQLHTDGDITGSLMAIDPRCEVDVMMGTGGTPEGVLSAIAIRIMGGEMFAKLDPQKQKEKNALAEFGMDIRRVLTVSDLVKSEDLFFAATGISGGTFLKGVTYHGHGAETSSLVMRGKTGTIRYVEAIHNWDTLMQISSVEYD; from the coding sequence ATGGAAGCCCCACAAAAAAACCTCGCTCTGGACCTGGTCCGCGTCACTGAAGCCGCTGCCCTCGCCTGCGCCCGCTGGCTCGGCAAAGGCGACAAGATCTCCGCAGACCAGGCAGCTGTCGACGCCATGCGGTTGTGTTTCAACACCCTGGAAATCGACGGCAAGATCATGATCGGAGAGGGCGAAAAGGACGACGCTCCCATGCTCTACGCCGGGGAAAAACTCGGCCTGGGCCAGGGACCGAAGGTCGACATCGCCGTGGACCCGCTGGAAGGCACCAACCTGCTGGCCAACGGTCGTCCCAATGCCATCTCCGTAGTGGGCGTGGCCCCGGCAGGCGCCATGTTCGATCCGGGCCCGAGTTACTACATGCAGAAACTTGTGGTGCCCGCCAATGCCAAGGACGTAGTGGACATTGAAGCGCCCACCGGTCACAACCTCAAACTCATTGCCCGCGCTCTGGACAAGGACGTGGATGATCTGGTGGTCTTTGTCCTGGACAAACCCCGCCACAAGAAACTGATCTCCGAAATCCGCGAGGCCGGTGCCAGAATCCAGCTGCACACCGACGGCGACATCACCGGTTCGCTCATGGCCATTGACCCGCGTTGCGAGGTCGACGTCATGATGGGCACCGGCGGCACCCCCGAAGGCGTGCTGTCCGCCATCGCCATCCGCATCATGGGCGGCGAGATGTTCGCCAAGCTCGATCCGCAAAAACAGAAAGAGAAGAACGCCCTGGCCGAATTCGGCATGGACATCCGCCGGGTACTCACCGTGAGCGACCTGGTCAAGTCCGAGGACCTCTTCTTCGCGGCCACAGGCATCTCCGGCGGCACTTTCCTCAAGGGCGTCACCTACCACGGCCACGGTGCAGAGACCTCTTCCCTGGTCAT